Sequence from the Osmia bicornis bicornis chromosome 13, iOsmBic2.1, whole genome shotgun sequence genome:
AATGAACACgataattagaattattattatcgcTTTGTCGTCGACTGATTAACAGCAACACCTCAAACGGGACGCTTAACTGTAAGAATTGTCTACTTAGCGTTAATTTTAGCGTACAGCTGAGTATAATGAATATATAGTAAGTGCGTATCgtattattctaaataaaagaAACCTGCTTTATCGTGGACTCTTTCGTAGTGTGGTAAAGGTTTGACTTTTCATTTCGTTTAGTAATACACGTGACTACGAACTTGCGATTCGTTCTTCATGACatatttaatcataattagAACGTCTTCTGAACGATCTACTTCacttaacaaataaatattcttagCCTTAACGTTTAAATTCCATGCATagtcttttaaataattactaGCTAATGCGCTTCGAGATTAGCGCGAACGTTTTCTTTCTGCCCGTTTCTGCGGCAGGACATTTAGGAAAATTGTTCTGCCGTTCGTCAAAACGAGTCCTGCGAATCGAACATAGttactttgaaaaaaaattctcagGTTCGATTCACTGATATTCTCAAACTCTTCTCCTAAGAGTCGGTGATATTCGATCACGAGAATCTTTTCAAAGCTCCAAACGATTTCCCTGTCAATAATGACTTGCGACAATAAATAACACGAGGAATGAGAATAAATGCAACGGCAGAGTGCTTGCGAAAGGGTTTGCACGTACACTTGGGAGCAACGGGGGCTTCCTCAGTCTCTGGGGAATCTTAGAACCTCATCTAGAAACTccttttccttcattttttcttaACTAAGAAAAGCCTACGTTGCACCCAAGTGTACAGTTCCCTAGAGAAAATGACGACGTAGAAAAAGAAGGTACCGTCATTTTTTCCAGAGAAACCTTGCGAACTCAGTTTCACGTATCTATTAACGCTACTAACTATGCTAAATGCGAAATCATTTGAACATAGACCTACCGTTGATCATATAAATAAGAGAGGGTGAACGACATTGAGTGATAGATGTTATATAACGATAGGTGCGTTACATTTTCGTTTTTTCATCTTCTGAAACGTGTCATCGACGTCATAAAGAAtgcatatttattaaaatagtttaGTGAGCACATGTAGCCACGGAAACACGTATGCCCGACACAAACGAGACGTAGAAGTTAATCATACAGGTAAAATAATTGCCACCTGATGGGACACAATTTTGTTAGATATGTTATTCAACGTTTCTTCTAATGACACGTGTGATTGCAATGAACGAGCAATCGACTCGTTAATTACCAGGCTTCGTGACAGCACCGAGACACGGCGATTCATTAAATCTACGCGATTCAATCGTGGAATGTTCGAAGTAATTATAAAGtgataaattaagaaaatctAATACTAATTGATGCAAATTGTGATGATAGACGTAGATGGTAACACTTTGCATGGTAAATAGCAAAGAAttctttttactttattttcaaACGTAGAAAAGATTCCTtacgattaaataaaaatgaattgatCGTTAACATTTAAgagataatattataataatacttGAAAGAAAGAGTCTATCTatcgataaaaatgaaacgatcttttcttttattttttccttctgTCTACCTGTGTAAATGATGATCGTAAATGATGACTGCGTCTTTAGAGACAGTGTTTCTGCATACAAAGTGACACACAGATGTAAGTACACATTGTTTCGATGCTCGAAACGTCATGCAGATGCCATCACCATCGTGACGCCTCCACCCGCAACAGTCTTCGGGGAATCCACGCGTAATTAATTCCGTATCTATCAAGATCCGTGATCGATCATCAATGTTTTCACCCTTGCTACGAATTCCTCTGACCTAGTATCGCGTGATAGCGATCGATTTTATTGGACACTTTGAAAGCCAATCACTGATTCTTCGACGGTGTCCAGTGACGTTCTTCCATAGGATATCGATCACAAACGTGAATGTTTGCTACACGATACATCATGTATACACGCCGTACAGGATGAGTCACTCGATGATTGTATCTGCATGTTTCATAAAATACGAAGGTTAAGAAAATGATACGATTGTTATGATAAGAATTTATCTTTCACAAAGCTTTGCAATTTGCACTTCATTGTAAAAACAAGAATAGATCATTCTTTAAATTACTGAGCCAGTTGGACTCATCCTGCACGTTTGAAATATATACACAACACACATCCTTCAGAATTTATATAGGTCGACCTGCAGTCACAGTTTGAAGCTTTCACGAATTTCGTAGAACTACATGGACCAGGGATCCGAGGATCGATGATCGATCGAATGATGCTCAATACCCTCACCTGGTTCCAGCAGACTCAGCTTGGCTGGGGGGGCATCAGTGTAGTTCTGACTGCCACGTATCCTCGCGCCACAGGTCCATAATCCTTCCTGTTCCTCCAGAGCGTAAGACAGTCTGACACTACAGTCTCTGTCTTCGTTTCCAATAGGAGGAAACTGTTTCACCACCACTGTGGTGTTCGAATTCACTGGGGTAAGAGACCATCGACACTGCTCCACTGCTGAAGAGGTCATGCAACGAAGGAGGACACTGCTGCCTTTGGCTATTTGGATGTCCTGCGACAGCTCCGAGAATTTTACCTCGTCTGCAGAACGATGAAACCATTTAGAGTTTAAATTTCCAACACTAATTCATTTGTATTATTTCAGGTACCTTGCTCGAAGACGATGAGCTTCACGTAAGGAGACGTCAGAACAGTGTTCAAGGAGCTTATGGACACCTGGCAAGACCACTGACCCTGTTTCTCAGCGTACACCTGGGCAAGAGTGAGCGAGCAGTCTCTTCCAAGGTCGCCGTTGCTTGGGAATTCTTGAACAACGATCTCGGAGTCACTTCCGTGGAGCGGCTTCCAGGTCCACGTACATTTTTCGACGCGGCTGCTCGTTACGCATTTCAACGTGGCCTCGGTACCGATCGGCACGGAAGTATCAGCTGGCATTTCAACGAAGTTCACTTTGGCTGGAACATGGGTAAATCGATCGATTAGAAGCACGTTCTGTCACACGGAGTCACGTGTCCTGCTTGCTAATCTTAGGTTTCAGTGAATTTTAGAAACGTCCTGGTCTACCTGGACAGAAATCGATGGAAATTTAAAGAGGTTCtcaataatgaaatatttatacctGTAGGTAGGAGACTGACAGTCGCAGGAGGTGCTTCATGTAGGATTCCATCCGGAGACAATCGAACACCGCAGGTCCAGAGTCCTTCCTTCTCGTACAGGATGTTTTTAAATCGTACAGAACAATCGTGATCAGTGTCTTTATTTGGGTTGAATTTTTTAACTAACAGAGGCTCCTGACTGGAATTCGTAGACCTCCAGGACCACTCGCATTGGACCACAGGTTTGTTTACCAGACATCTGAGGAGCACCGATTCACCAGGTGCTATCTGAATTCCTCTGGACAATTGTACGAACTCGACTATAAAACAGAAGTATGGCTACGTTTAGTTCACTTCTTACTTGAAATCCTTACCACAGAATTTTCATAGGAACAGTCGAGTTTTAATTACCTTCTGAAATCACAAATCTTATAGGATTCGACTGAGTGAAAGAGGAATTTGGACTGATTCTGGCACCACACGTCCAATGTCCTTCTTGCTCCGCCAGGACATTCTTAAATTTAATACTGCAATCTGTGCTATCATTGCCAAAGGCTGGGAATCGCTTCATCTCCAAATTCCATGGCTGAGATTGATTCAATTGTCTCCAGGACCATTGGCATTCACGAACTGGAGACTTCGTCTGACAAATTAATTGCGCTGATGATCCTGCTGGTATTTCGACAACGTTATCAAGCTTGGAAAATACCACCATCGAACCTGAAAACAGATAAGTGTCTTCTTTTATAAATCGttaatgatttaaaattatagGGAACGTCAAAGTCAATAAGTCATTAATTTCATGTtcatctttatttattttcccaCTGATAAGTTTTATAATGTCCAATCGGTACCTTGTTTCTCGTTAATGATGCCCAGCTTAGCAGGTTCCGTGCTGGTGAAAGAATCATTCTTGGAGGATCTCGCGCCGCAGGTCCAATATCCGGTCTGCTCGTGCTTCGTGCTCGAGAATCTGACAGAACAGTCGTTGCTATTGTTCCCGAAGGCAGGAAATTGTTGTACCGGCAACGGATTGGTAGTCGGCGTAGCTGTCGTCTGAATCACCGAGACTGTGGTGGCTATAAATTACAAGCAAACTCCAATAAATACGCGACACACGAATGCCACTGAAAACATCAGACCTGCCTTGTAAACCTGATCGTATTTCACTTTGCACACAGCTGTAGGGAAAAATGCTACTCTTCATCCATAATTGAAGTATAGAGATCTcatgtaattaatttgatatttaattacttccaAAGTTAGCTTAAGTCTTCGAGGACTTAATGCGACATTTTCTAATGTACAATTTAATCTCTAACGAATGTCGGGCTTAATAATGTATAAATGTAGATAGAACTAACTTGTCGAAGTCGCTGGGCTTTCACTGATATCCGGAAGGGGCAAATGAACCGGTGGTAAAGGCTGCCAGGACCACTGGCACTCGGCCACAGGATTTGCGGTTCTGCATGCCAGAAGCACCGACGACCCAAGTTCCGTTTCCGTGTGTTCCGGGACGTCTACAAATACCACTGGGTTCGGTGGTACTTTTGTTCCCGGCAGGACATCGTCCATCAGATGGCCTTGAATTTCAGGATCATCGGACACCGTATTATCTATCGCAGTACTGATAGGTTTGATCGTGGTTGTGACATCAGGCTCCTCCGTTACAGGTACACCTGtgaacacatgttttctatcgaattcaattttatcaaatttataaCAATGCTCATCAATGACCTCCACCGTGTTTAATATGTTAATCAATCTAAATTTAGCGTGAAAGGCTATTGTGAGGAAGCTGTTGGAACGCGTTGAATATTTAGTAGAATTTTAGAAAGGGGAAGTCGTGAACCATGAAAAGAGGGAAGCGACGTTGCTTCACAGGTTGTCAGACACGTTCCAGAATTCCAGCAGTATTTTGAATTTCACGAGAGATATCTAAAACGCGATCACGTTCCTCTAAATTGCCAACTGGTCTTCCATGAAGAAGTTTTTCGAGATATCCACGAACGGAAGTATTCATAGCAACGAGGTCACTTTGAATGTTTCCTTAGAGGTGTTGCATCGAAGGGTTCTTGTGTTCATT
This genomic interval carries:
- the LOC114874870 gene encoding uncharacterized protein LOC114874870 gives rise to the protein MTPSAFSKMLTRLLLVGLLLVACNGVPVTEEPDVTTTIKPISTAIDNTVSDDPEIQGHLMDDVLPGTKVPPNPVVFVDVPEHTETELGSSVLLACRTANPVAECQWSWQPLPPVHLPLPDISESPATSTTTTVSVIQTTATPTTNPLPVQQFPAFGNNSNDCSVRFSSTKHEQTGYWTCGARSSKNDSFTSTEPAKLGIINEKQGSMVVFSKLDNVVEIPAGSSAQLICQTKSPVRECQWSWRQLNQSQPWNLEMKRFPAFGNDSTDCSIKFKNVLAEQEGHWTCGARISPNSSFTQSNPIRFVISEVEFVQLSRGIQIAPGESVLLRCLVNKPVVQCEWSWRSTNSSQEPLLVKKFNPNKDTDHDCSVRFKNILYEKEGLWTCGVRLSPDGILHEAPPATVSLLPTAKVNFVEMPADTSVPIGTEATLKCVTSSRVEKCTWTWKPLHGSDSEIVVQEFPSNGDLGRDCSLTLAQVYAEKQGQWSCQVSISSLNTVLTSPYVKLIVFEQDEVKFSELSQDIQIAKGSSVLLRCMTSSAVEQCRWSLTPVNSNTTVVVKQFPPIGNEDRDCSVRLSYALEEQEGLWTCGARIRGSQNYTDAPPAKLSLLEPEPVTMALWASPHQMVILTCKVEKVMPNVECHWIHAPETHISQNISGSRRYNLQMDRRTGVCTLEFKPDHSDLGQWTCSFIISGENSEEEIGSDSIVLLNGLGDEKLGWIVGALTALTLFLMITIVVLVVCKTRLFVRKSPPILETVPASGKQRDSQLNNERYPENLVRVDLQVPERNNQNTSNIDCVLPNRSPHFCERVGKYKNSLKVYENMKM